One window of the Bartonella bacilliformis KC583 genome contains the following:
- the mltG gene encoding endolytic transglycosylase MltG: protein MSDSKNEILSQDIDGSSPNHLLNNDDVLACKKQKKSHVVRNPFVIFSHFLLMVIIFVILAVSVPIYIGKNIFEGKGPAEKEQVVFIHPGTGIREIASLLKKRNLIRSSDIFVYGVSYYRQAKHLKAGEYLIPAYASMKGIMDIFVQGKSIEHVLTVPEGLTVQQVFDRLAAHEVLVGDLPETLPPEGSLMTDTVHFIRGTTRAEIIKRLIEGQKKLIQEIWDSRSPDLPIKSIDEFVILASIVEKETGIATERPQIAAVFYNRLVKRMRLQSDPTVIYGIFGGKGNPSGRPIYRSDLEKETPYNTYKIYGLPPTAIANPGKASLKAVANAPKSDALYFVADGSGGHVFSKTLDEHNINVRKWRALKKTR from the coding sequence ATGTCTGATTCGAAAAACGAAATATTATCACAAGATATAGATGGTTCTTCACCGAATCATTTGCTGAATAATGACGATGTGTTAGCTTGTAAAAAGCAAAAAAAATCTCATGTTGTGCGCAATCCGTTTGTTATCTTCAGTCATTTCCTTCTGATGGTGATTATCTTTGTAATTTTGGCTGTAAGTGTTCCTATTTATATTGGAAAAAATATATTTGAGGGAAAAGGACCAGCTGAAAAAGAACAAGTTGTGTTTATCCATCCTGGAACAGGGATTCGGGAAATTGCATCACTTCTTAAAAAGCGTAACCTCATTCGATCATCAGATATTTTTGTGTATGGAGTTAGTTATTATCGGCAAGCGAAACATCTTAAAGCTGGAGAATATTTAATTCCAGCTTATGCTTCAATGAAAGGCATTATGGATATTTTTGTACAAGGAAAATCTATTGAACACGTATTGACCGTGCCGGAGGGTTTGACAGTTCAGCAGGTTTTTGATCGTTTAGCAGCGCATGAAGTACTGGTTGGTGATCTTCCAGAAACTTTGCCTCCAGAAGGCAGTTTAATGACGGATACTGTCCACTTTATTCGTGGGACAACACGCGCGGAGATTATAAAGAGACTGATTGAAGGACAAAAAAAACTCATCCAGGAAATATGGGATAGCCGTTCACCTGATTTACCAATCAAGTCTATTGACGAATTTGTTATATTGGCCTCCATTGTTGAAAAAGAAACAGGGATTGCAACGGAGAGACCGCAAATTGCTGCAGTATTTTATAATCGTCTCGTTAAGCGTATGCGTCTTCAATCTGATCCAACAGTTATTTATGGTATCTTTGGTGGGAAGGGAAATCCTTCAGGTCGTCCTATTTACCGTTCAGATCTTGAAAAGGAAACACCATACAATACTTATAAAATCTATGGATTGCCACCAACTGCTATTGCGAATCCAGGTAAGGCTTCTTTGAAAGCAGTGGCAAATGCACCAAAAAGTGATGCGCTTTATTTTGTTGCTGATGGTTCTGGCGGGCATGTTTTTTCTAAAACTTTGGATGAGCATAACATAAATGTTCGTAAATGGCGTGCATTAAAGAAAACACGTTAA
- the gmk gene encoding guanylate kinase: MTLFNNELSSQKTGQRRGFLFILSSPSGAGKSTLSHLMLKDERLELSISVTTRPRRPSEIDALHYYFISKQEFEYKRDEGEFIEWAEVHGNYYGTLRKNVEDALSTGQDMLFDIDYQGTEQLQKKMPGDTVSVFILPPTMKELVARLHRRAEDSQDIINLRLNNARTEIQQWRSYDYVIINEDLDQSLLLVKSIYRAETMKRDRCCFLESFVNKLSVEKID; this comes from the coding sequence ATGACATTATTTAACAATGAATTGAGTTCTCAAAAAACCGGTCAACGTCGTGGTTTTCTATTCATTCTTTCTTCACCTTCAGGTGCTGGCAAATCAACTCTCTCTCATTTAATGCTAAAAGATGAAAGGTTAGAGCTGTCTATAAGTGTGACAACACGACCAAGGCGTCCTAGTGAGATCGATGCTCTTCATTATTACTTTATTTCAAAACAAGAGTTTGAATATAAGCGTGATGAGGGTGAGTTTATCGAATGGGCAGAAGTTCACGGAAATTATTATGGAACTTTGCGTAAAAATGTTGAAGATGCTTTGAGTACTGGTCAGGATATGTTATTCGATATTGATTATCAAGGCACCGAACAACTTCAAAAAAAAATGCCAGGAGATACAGTCTCTGTTTTTATCCTTCCTCCAACAATGAAAGAGCTTGTCGCTCGTTTACATCGTCGAGCAGAAGATAGTCAGGATATCATCAATCTACGATTGAATAATGCACGGACAGAGATACAGCAGTGGCGTTCTTATGATTATGTAATTATTAATGAGGATTTAGATCAATCTTTATTGCTTGTTAAATCAATTTATCGAGCAGAGACAATGAAACGTGATCGTTGTTGTTTTCTTGAATCTTTTGTTAATAAATTGAGTGTTGAAAAGATTGATTAA
- the rsmA gene encoding 16S rRNA (adenine(1518)-N(6)/adenine(1519)-N(6))-dimethyltransferase RsmA, whose protein sequence is MPIDNLPPLREVINAYGLQANKSLGQNFLFDLNLTSKIARQAGNIEGKPVIEIGPGPGGLTRALLAKGAIVTVIERDKRCLPALLEIEKHYPKKLNLIFDDALKQDLSKLSETYPEKPRIIANLPYNIGTQLLLNWLLTTSWPPFYESMTLMFQREVAKRITATPQSPHYSRLSVLAGWRTIAKIAFDVPPQAFIPAPKVTSSVINIIPRPQPLACSVQKLSLVTKVAFGEKRKMLRQSLKTIGGKELLEKAGIDETRRAETLLIPEFITLANLMT, encoded by the coding sequence ATGCCAATAGACAACCTTCCTCCTCTCCGTGAGGTCATCAATGCATATGGACTGCAAGCTAATAAATCTTTGGGCCAAAATTTTCTTTTTGACCTTAACTTAACATCTAAAATCGCTCGTCAAGCAGGCAATATAGAGGGAAAGCCTGTTATTGAAATTGGCCCTGGTCCTGGTGGTTTAACCCGCGCCTTGCTTGCAAAAGGCGCCATTGTAACAGTGATAGAACGTGATAAACGCTGCCTACCAGCGCTCTTAGAGATAGAAAAGCACTATCCAAAAAAATTAAATCTTATTTTTGATGATGCATTGAAACAAGACCTCTCAAAACTCTCTGAAACATATCCGGAAAAACCGCGTATTATCGCAAATCTTCCCTATAACATTGGAACACAGCTCCTATTAAACTGGCTTTTGACGACATCATGGCCTCCCTTTTATGAATCGATGACTCTGATGTTTCAGCGTGAAGTCGCCAAACGTATCACTGCAACTCCTCAATCACCTCACTATAGCCGCCTTAGCGTATTAGCCGGATGGCGTACCATTGCAAAAATTGCCTTTGATGTTCCTCCACAAGCTTTTATACCAGCTCCTAAAGTAACATCTTCTGTTATTAATATTATTCCACGCCCGCAACCTCTGGCGTGTTCAGTACAAAAATTGAGTTTAGTTACAAAAGTTGCTTTTGGAGAAAAGAGGAAAATGCTTCGACAAAGTCTTAAAACTATTGGAGGGAAAGAATTATTAGAAAAAGCTGGAATCGATGAAACACGTCGGGCCGAAACACTCTTAATTCCCGAATTTATAACTCTAGCAAATTTAATGACTTAA